From Luteolibacter yonseiensis, the proteins below share one genomic window:
- a CDS encoding RNA polymerase sigma factor produces MREGESPMGEAAKKMDAGGRTDVRDGSRLLARIARRDPEALAELYRMWGDRLYSMALHWIRDEGAAKEVLQDCFLRVWKKAGDFDPEKSRGFTWCAMILRGLCLDHLRSRRRRSGVWHDWEAGAALEVPSRGGVEDLVFRETVTRVRSALARLDDAESESVRAALFDPGSMRDHARRWGIPLGTAKIRIHRAMLKLRELLQKGDDDESK; encoded by the coding sequence ATGAGAGAAGGAGAATCACCAATGGGCGAGGCGGCGAAAAAAATGGACGCGGGCGGACGGACTGACGTCCGGGATGGGTCGCGGCTGCTCGCACGCATCGCCCGCCGGGATCCGGAGGCGCTTGCCGAGCTTTACCGGATGTGGGGCGACCGCTTGTACAGCATGGCGCTGCACTGGATCCGGGACGAGGGCGCGGCAAAGGAAGTGCTGCAGGATTGTTTCCTGCGGGTTTGGAAAAAAGCCGGAGACTTCGATCCTGAAAAAAGCCGGGGATTCACCTGGTGCGCGATGATCCTGCGCGGGCTGTGCCTTGATCATTTACGGAGCCGCAGGCGGAGGTCCGGAGTCTGGCATGATTGGGAGGCCGGGGCCGCACTCGAAGTCCCATCCCGTGGCGGCGTGGAGGATCTGGTTTTCCGGGAGACGGTCACCCGCGTGAGATCCGCTCTCGCCCGGCTGGATGACGCGGAATCCGAGAGCGTCCGGGCGGCGCTTTTCGATCCGGGCAGCATGCGGGACCACGCGCGGCGATGGGGCATACCGCTGGGCACCGCGAAAATCCGCATCCACCGGGCGATGTTGAAACTGAGAGAGCTTCTGCAGAAAGGAGATGACGATGAATCCAAATGA
- a CDS encoding efflux RND transporter periplasmic adaptor subunit gives MATQDSAAPSTAPWENKRNPSGKNLIRRSIPWLGGLVLVALIAWGLWPKPVVIETGLVARGPLTVRVSEEGKTRVRNRYIVAAPVAGKMRRVPLKPGDEVKAGETLLTAIEPAVTPLLDPRSRAQAEAVVSMREASRKQATESLAARKAALEMSEADRDRMRAVTQAGSLSDSERDRMEADFSMKSAELRAAEFSLQVIDYELAQARAALARPEADTTGNLVEVKSPVSGRVLKVMQESEMIIAPGTQILEIGDPADIEIEAEILSRDAVSIKPGDSVEVEQWGGETPLKGRVRRVEPAAFTKISALGVEEQRVIVLSDLVEIPEAAKGLGDRYRVEVRVAIWHGDDVVVVPAGALFREGNAWKTYLFKDNTAKLTPVEAGHSDGRFTEILSGVAAGDELLLHPPDTVKDGTPVVKRAE, from the coding sequence ATGGCAACACAGGACTCCGCCGCACCCTCCACCGCGCCTTGGGAAAACAAGCGCAACCCATCGGGAAAAAACCTCATCCGCCGTTCGATCCCGTGGTTGGGAGGCCTCGTATTGGTCGCCCTCATCGCATGGGGACTCTGGCCGAAACCCGTTGTCATCGAAACCGGTCTTGTCGCCCGCGGCCCCCTGACCGTGCGGGTTTCCGAGGAAGGCAAGACGCGGGTGAGGAACCGCTACATCGTGGCCGCACCCGTGGCCGGAAAAATGCGCCGCGTGCCGCTCAAACCCGGTGACGAAGTGAAGGCGGGTGAGACACTGCTAACCGCCATCGAGCCCGCCGTCACTCCCCTGCTGGATCCCCGTTCCCGAGCCCAGGCGGAAGCCGTCGTTTCCATGCGCGAGGCCTCCCGCAAGCAGGCCACCGAATCCCTGGCGGCCCGCAAGGCAGCCTTGGAAATGTCGGAGGCCGACCGGGACCGCATGCGCGCGGTCACCCAGGCAGGCTCCCTGTCCGATTCCGAACGTGACAGGATGGAGGCGGATTTTTCGATGAAATCCGCGGAACTGCGGGCGGCGGAGTTTTCCCTCCAGGTCATCGACTACGAACTCGCCCAGGCCCGTGCGGCATTGGCACGGCCCGAAGCCGACACCACGGGGAATCTGGTGGAAGTGAAATCCCCTGTCAGCGGACGGGTGCTGAAGGTGATGCAGGAAAGCGAGATGATCATCGCTCCCGGCACACAGATCCTGGAGATCGGCGATCCGGCGGATATTGAGATCGAAGCGGAAATCCTTTCCCGGGACGCGGTCTCGATCAAACCGGGTGATTCCGTGGAAGTGGAGCAATGGGGTGGCGAAACACCGCTCAAGGGCCGCGTCCGTCGCGTGGAGCCTGCCGCGTTCACGAAAATCTCAGCCCTCGGAGTGGAGGAACAACGGGTCATCGTCCTCAGCGATCTTGTGGAAATCCCTGAAGCAGCCAAGGGACTCGGCGACCGTTACCGTGTCGAAGTGCGGGTCGCCATCTGGCATGGAGACGACGTGGTCGTGGTCCCCGCCGGCGCCCTCTTCCGCGAAGGAAATGCTTGGAAAACCTATCTCTTCAAAGACAACACCGCAAAGCTGACACCGGTCGAGGCGGGCCACAGCGACGGGCGGTTCACCGAGATCCTGTCTGGTGTGGCGGCGGGAGACGAACTGCTCCTCCATCCGCCGGACACGGTGAAGGACGGCACCCCGGTGGTCAAACGCGCCGAGTGA
- a CDS encoding DNA glycosylase AlkZ-like family protein, translating to MHPPLRITRLAARRFARRALGLDTPFPDVGSALAHHGYIQIDPINVCGRMHDLILRNRVENYRQGDLMRHLHGDGSTIPAEFRTGFEHHLPDSGVLVAFPLDAWPHLLSAMHHRTERDSAWSGKLTAEEIELSNHILAEIAIRGPLSSTDIDDKRRNVSAIWGSATLAKSVLQKLFFHGRVLIARRDGNRRLYDLPERVLPAATLVAKEPDATDTARWLALTKLRQRRLAILKREELKHVADDVQAIKLTDADSPTFHCLREDLALLDAAGAPSPAMLLAPLDPLIYDRKLTSALWSFDYTWEVYTPPGKRVRGYYALPILSGDELVGHVDPKANFKTRKLEIISRSVRRGHPVAGSVKSLAKFLGLR from the coding sequence ATGCATCCCCCGTTGCGGATCACCCGGCTTGCCGCACGTCGTTTCGCACGCCGTGCGCTCGGGCTGGACACGCCGTTTCCCGACGTTGGCAGCGCGCTCGCCCACCACGGATACATCCAGATCGATCCCATCAACGTCTGCGGACGCATGCACGATCTCATCCTGCGGAACCGCGTGGAGAACTACCGGCAGGGTGACCTGATGCGGCACCTGCATGGAGACGGATCAACCATCCCCGCGGAATTCCGCACCGGCTTCGAACATCACCTGCCGGACAGCGGCGTGCTCGTCGCATTTCCATTGGACGCTTGGCCGCACCTGCTTTCAGCCATGCACCACCGCACGGAACGCGACAGCGCATGGTCGGGAAAACTGACGGCGGAGGAGATTGAACTTTCAAACCACATCCTCGCGGAGATCGCCATCCGGGGTCCGCTTTCCTCGACCGACATCGACGACAAACGCCGCAATGTCTCCGCGATATGGGGCAGCGCGACCCTTGCGAAATCCGTCCTCCAGAAGCTCTTCTTCCATGGCCGGGTCCTCATCGCCAGACGTGATGGAAACCGCCGTCTCTACGATCTCCCGGAGCGCGTCCTCCCCGCCGCCACACTCGTCGCCAAAGAACCCGATGCGACCGACACCGCGCGCTGGCTCGCCCTCACCAAACTCCGCCAGCGCCGCCTCGCCATTCTCAAGCGCGAGGAACTTAAACACGTCGCCGATGATGTCCAGGCCATCAAGCTGACCGACGCCGACTCCCCCACGTTCCACTGCTTGCGCGAGGATCTCGCACTCTTGGACGCCGCCGGCGCTCCATCCCCCGCCATGCTGCTGGCTCCGCTCGATCCTCTCATCTACGACCGCAAGCTCACTTCCGCGTTGTGGAGCTTCGATTACACATGGGAGGTTTATACTCCTCCGGGCAAACGCGTCCGAGGCTACTACGCGCTGCCGATTCTTTCCGGCGACGAGCTCGTCGGCCACGTTGATCCCAAAGCGAACTTCAAGACCAGGAAACTCGAAATCATCTCCCGCTCGGTGCGCCGTGGGCATCCGGTGGCGGGGTCTGTGAAATCTCTTGCGAAATTTTTAGGCCTGCGCTGA
- a CDS encoding tetratricopeptide repeat protein, producing MSTETVHFTFLIRRGRFAEAEPILRSLLAKEPDDVELHLHLSKLLCRLDRPKEAQEAARRAIGLAPEWSYPHEILAEALLASTNLKEAEQSVDAAMALGGDDADLRALLTRIYLDRDRWETALEHAGKGLAMDPDHDVCRFFRTIALGKLGRHEEAEDSALALLSDDPEDSANHSARGWILLERDSVPEARMHFQEALRIDPDNEDARTGLAQSLQRGNPVLGALLRLLISLSRLSILKIVVFGVLLGVILPNFLMSRSNPEAVRLIGRMIGTAFMLFICLAMVARPMFDGILVLSREGREALGPHEMKGVRWSVIPLFIGFVCLGLWISNGGRSLPFAGMGWFAVSTLLHEGFSIRHPWVRRRVLALAIVASVLAAWFLIGPPILLTPLALELVDSLKKSGDPEQAKAVLAEVAHRMERLLSMKNWFFVYPALALYFLASYSDDITQALIRRAPDEPE from the coding sequence ATGAGCACTGAAACCGTCCATTTCACCTTTTTGATCCGGAGAGGTCGTTTTGCGGAAGCCGAGCCGATTCTCCGGTCATTGCTTGCCAAGGAGCCCGACGATGTGGAACTGCACCTTCATCTTTCAAAATTGCTTTGTCGGTTGGACCGGCCCAAGGAGGCTCAGGAAGCCGCCCGCCGTGCCATTGGTCTGGCACCGGAATGGAGCTATCCCCATGAAATTCTGGCTGAGGCGCTTTTGGCTTCGACGAATTTGAAGGAAGCTGAGCAGTCGGTTGATGCCGCAATGGCGCTCGGTGGGGATGATGCGGATCTTCGCGCCCTGCTGACCCGGATCTATCTGGATCGTGACCGATGGGAAACAGCATTGGAGCATGCGGGGAAAGGTCTAGCCATGGATCCGGATCATGACGTCTGCCGGTTTTTCCGCACCATCGCATTGGGCAAGCTCGGTCGGCATGAGGAAGCCGAGGATTCGGCGTTGGCACTGTTATCGGATGATCCGGAGGACTCTGCCAATCATTCCGCCAGAGGATGGATTCTGCTGGAGCGCGATTCGGTTCCTGAGGCGAGAATGCATTTTCAAGAGGCGCTGCGTATCGATCCTGATAATGAAGACGCGAGAACGGGTCTCGCCCAATCTCTCCAACGAGGGAATCCGGTATTGGGAGCTTTGCTGCGGCTGTTAATTTCACTGTCGCGATTATCCATCCTGAAAATCGTCGTCTTCGGCGTTTTGTTGGGTGTGATTTTGCCAAATTTTCTGATGTCACGGAGCAACCCCGAGGCGGTGAGGCTCATTGGCCGGATGATTGGCACGGCCTTCATGCTGTTCATCTGTCTCGCCATGGTGGCGCGTCCGATGTTTGACGGGATTCTTGTGCTAAGCAGGGAAGGACGCGAGGCCTTGGGGCCTCATGAAATGAAAGGAGTTCGCTGGAGTGTCATTCCGTTATTCATCGGTTTCGTGTGTCTGGGCCTGTGGATTTCCAATGGAGGACGTTCGTTACCCTTCGCTGGTATGGGATGGTTTGCGGTTTCCACACTTTTACACGAAGGTTTTTCCATCAGGCACCCATGGGTCAGAAGACGGGTGTTGGCTTTAGCTATCGTTGCCTCGGTGCTTGCGGCATGGTTTTTAATCGGGCCTCCAATATTGCTCACTCCACTGGCATTGGAACTCGTGGACTCATTGAAGAAATCCGGCGATCCGGAGCAGGCCAAAGCGGTGCTTGCGGAGGTGGCACATCGTATGGAACGACTGCTGAGCATGAAGAACTGGTTTTTTGTTTACCCGGCTTTGGCGCTTTATTTTCTGGCATCGTATTCGGATGATATCACCCAAGCGTTGATCCGAAGGGCTCCCGATGAGCCGGAGTGA
- a CDS encoding DUF1501 domain-containing protein, whose amino-acid sequence MSHRLTANDIILDRRDFLRRCGMGFGGLALGGLFGGAANASGMVVNSTENLIPHFAPKAKRVVHLFMNGGPSQVDTFDHKPALQDQHGKVIPLEGLKTERPTGTALRTPFTFDRYGKCGLEVSELFKHTAKHADDLCVIRSMTADVPNHEPSLMLMNCGDGRLARPSMGSWVSYGLGSENENLPTYVSMCPGGMPIKRAENWRASFLPGRFQGTYLDSSIEDVDRMIENLRNPSARDPRQAGQLEFLRKLNERHLAERGHDPQLESRIRSFELAYRMQSEATDAFDISKEPTNIREMYGPGKFARQCLMARRLLERGVRFIQLWHGDGQPWDSHDDIEDHRRLAGECDQAIGAFLSDLKMRGMLDETLVIWGGEFGRTPVVELPKAGSNAGVMKGRDHNHYGFTTWLAGGGVKGGHVHGATDEFGFRAVEKPVHVHDLHATILHLLGLNHKELTYNYSGRDFRLTDVHGKVIHEIIA is encoded by the coding sequence ATGTCCCACCGCCTCACTGCCAATGACATCATCCTGGACCGCCGCGACTTCCTCCGCCGCTGCGGCATGGGTTTCGGCGGTCTCGCGCTTGGAGGGCTGTTCGGCGGCGCGGCGAACGCGTCCGGGATGGTGGTGAACTCCACGGAAAACCTCATTCCGCATTTCGCCCCGAAGGCGAAACGCGTCGTCCATCTTTTCATGAATGGTGGTCCCTCCCAGGTGGACACGTTCGACCACAAACCCGCGTTGCAGGATCAGCATGGAAAGGTCATCCCGTTGGAAGGCCTGAAAACCGAGCGGCCCACCGGCACCGCGTTGCGCACGCCCTTCACCTTTGATCGCTATGGAAAGTGCGGGCTGGAGGTGAGCGAGCTTTTCAAACACACCGCGAAGCACGCCGACGACCTCTGCGTCATCCGCTCGATGACGGCGGACGTGCCGAATCACGAACCATCGCTCATGCTCATGAACTGCGGGGATGGCCGCCTCGCCCGGCCCTCCATGGGATCGTGGGTCAGCTACGGCCTCGGCAGTGAGAATGAAAATCTCCCCACCTACGTCTCCATGTGCCCCGGCGGCATGCCCATCAAGCGGGCGGAGAACTGGCGTGCCTCATTCCTCCCCGGCCGCTTCCAAGGCACCTATCTGGACAGCTCCATCGAGGACGTGGACCGGATGATCGAAAACCTCCGCAACCCTTCCGCCCGCGATCCACGGCAGGCGGGGCAGTTGGAATTCCTCCGCAAGCTCAACGAACGCCACCTCGCGGAACGCGGCCATGACCCGCAGTTGGAATCCCGCATCCGCAGCTTCGAACTCGCCTACCGCATGCAGAGCGAGGCGACGGACGCATTCGATATTTCCAAGGAACCGACCAATATCCGTGAGATGTATGGCCCCGGAAAATTCGCCCGCCAGTGCCTGATGGCGCGTCGTCTGTTGGAACGCGGTGTCCGGTTCATCCAGCTCTGGCACGGCGACGGCCAGCCGTGGGACAGCCACGACGACATCGAGGACCACCGCCGCCTCGCGGGCGAGTGCGACCAGGCGATCGGCGCGTTCCTGTCGGATCTGAAAATGCGCGGCATGCTGGATGAGACGCTTGTCATCTGGGGCGGCGAATTCGGACGGACTCCGGTTGTCGAACTGCCCAAGGCCGGATCGAACGCGGGTGTCATGAAAGGCCGCGACCACAACCACTACGGCTTCACCACCTGGCTGGCGGGCGGCGGAGTGAAAGGCGGCCATGTCCACGGGGCGACCGACGAATTCGGCTTCCGCGCCGTTGAAAAGCCCGTGCACGTCCACGACCTCCACGCGACCATCCTGCATCTGTTAGGCCTGAACCACAAGGAGCTCACCTATAACTATTCCGGCCGGGACTTCCGCCTGACGGACGTGCACGGCAAGGTGATCCATGAGATCATCGCTTAG
- a CDS encoding DUF1549 and DUF1553 domain-containing protein: MRFFLLAISLTVLPAHAEAEDHWAYLPPVEPKVSAEAGAHPIDAILAAAWKKAGIQPAKQAPPRVWIERAAFTLTGLPATAEQIRRIEERPDDATWKSLVDELLESPAYGERWARHWMDVARYADTQGYNFDQDNRYPFAYTYRDWLIRSFNEDLPYGDFIKLQIAADLLTDRPDHPDLAALGFLTVGPRAGRLETIDDRVDVVTRGFLSSTVACARCHDHKSDPITTKDYYSLYSIFENTDEPGEKPVIGKPKDEAAFAAFNVELAKLEDADRAARQVIVDQIRTPESFGVYLELAWIAKKENWDVGKSTADAFKRGRFRPSAVVRWRDFLNEPAWSDKAVPRLATWAREMDAADEAGRKALCLALAQEWSAAPDGSELKALAARGDCPLSYDTARVSEIFDQEDGNQNRARAGAKTRLFTEHAGSPPRAMSLADRKNFSPAQVFVRGNPDNKGEAFDREWLSFLGGGKFPEGKSPRLSLAEKIADPANPLASRVMVNRVWAWHFGNPLADPGDFGVQQLDPALRPLMDWLALRFNEQGRSLKNLHRLILTSQAFRLAAEGPEANQSIDQANTLFWKWNRRREDFESMRDRLLATAGTLDRKGVGGRSISLENGSSDTKRSVYGFVDRYALSSTFISFDLPHPDHHSPKRVETTVPQQALYFLNGPLVLRQAAKLAADPEFHALGDDAAKLNWLFERIYQRAPTADESRDALEWLHHVNPADYQPRLSGVWEIRHAPDTGGLPGEAQAFPIFSDGTWKTGPDAATAPIRWLNAGAGGGHPAAGHDLILRWRALGAGEVRMTGTIKRTGKGGATLAWNLAKSGSSEFISHPLAPDSEAAIEGEWAGVAAGDTVDFVLRAPEGDTVGSVGWNLRVMGREKPDGKPVEVGNLKKQFPTTDAPPAMPGAADPWADLIQMLWASNEFHFID, from the coding sequence ATGCGTTTTTTCCTCCTGGCCATCAGTCTGACAGTCCTCCCGGCACACGCCGAGGCCGAGGATCATTGGGCGTATCTGCCACCGGTGGAACCGAAGGTATCCGCGGAAGCGGGAGCGCATCCCATCGACGCCATCCTCGCGGCTGCGTGGAAAAAAGCGGGAATCCAACCGGCGAAACAAGCCCCACCGCGCGTCTGGATCGAGCGGGCGGCCTTCACGCTGACGGGACTGCCCGCGACGGCGGAACAGATCAGACGGATCGAGGAGCGTCCGGACGATGCGACGTGGAAGTCGCTTGTCGATGAATTGTTGGAAAGCCCCGCCTACGGCGAGCGCTGGGCGCGCCACTGGATGGACGTTGCCCGCTACGCGGACACACAGGGCTACAACTTCGACCAGGACAACCGTTATCCCTTCGCCTACACCTATCGGGACTGGTTGATCCGTTCGTTCAATGAAGACCTGCCTTACGGGGATTTCATCAAGCTCCAGATCGCTGCGGATCTGCTCACCGACAGGCCGGATCACCCGGATCTCGCCGCACTGGGTTTTCTAACAGTCGGTCCGCGCGCGGGCCGGTTGGAAACCATCGACGACCGCGTGGACGTGGTCACCCGGGGTTTTCTCTCCAGCACCGTCGCCTGCGCGCGTTGCCACGACCACAAGTCCGATCCGATCACCACGAAGGACTACTATTCGCTGTATTCGATTTTTGAAAACACGGACGAGCCGGGCGAGAAGCCGGTGATCGGCAAGCCGAAGGACGAGGCCGCCTTCGCCGCGTTCAATGTCGAGCTGGCGAAGCTTGAGGACGCCGACCGCGCCGCACGGCAGGTCATCGTGGACCAGATCCGGACGCCCGAGTCGTTCGGCGTCTATCTGGAACTCGCATGGATCGCGAAAAAGGAAAACTGGGACGTCGGGAAATCCACCGCCGACGCCTTCAAGCGCGGTCGTTTCCGCCCCTCCGCCGTGGTGAGATGGCGTGATTTCCTCAATGAACCCGCATGGAGCGACAAGGCCGTGCCGCGACTGGCCACATGGGCGAGGGAAATGGATGCCGCCGACGAGGCAGGCCGGAAAGCCCTCTGCCTCGCGCTCGCTCAGGAATGGTCCGCCGCGCCGGACGGCAGTGAGTTGAAAGCCCTGGCTGCGAGAGGTGATTGCCCGTTGTCCTACGATACCGCCCGGGTGTCGGAAATTTTCGATCAGGAGGACGGCAACCAGAACCGCGCGCGGGCGGGGGCGAAGACCCGGCTTTTCACCGAGCACGCCGGTTCGCCACCACGGGCGATGAGTCTGGCGGATCGGAAAAACTTCTCACCCGCGCAGGTTTTTGTCCGGGGGAACCCCGATAACAAGGGCGAGGCCTTCGACCGCGAGTGGCTCAGCTTCCTCGGTGGTGGAAAGTTCCCCGAAGGAAAGAGCCCGCGCCTCTCGCTTGCGGAAAAGATCGCCGATCCCGCGAACCCGCTCGCCAGCCGCGTGATGGTGAACCGGGTGTGGGCATGGCACTTCGGAAACCCTCTCGCGGATCCCGGGGATTTCGGAGTCCAACAACTGGACCCGGCGTTGCGTCCCCTGATGGATTGGCTCGCCCTGCGCTTCAACGAACAAGGCCGTTCATTGAAAAACCTCCACCGTCTCATCCTGACATCCCAGGCATTCCGCCTCGCCGCGGAGGGGCCGGAAGCGAACCAGTCCATCGACCAGGCGAACACGCTTTTCTGGAAGTGGAACCGGCGGCGGGAGGATTTCGAATCCATGCGCGACCGCCTGTTGGCCACTGCGGGAACCCTCGATCGAAAGGGCGTCGGCGGCCGTTCCATATCGTTGGAGAATGGCAGCTCCGACACGAAGCGCAGCGTCTATGGCTTTGTGGACCGCTATGCCTTGTCGAGCACCTTCATCTCGTTCGATCTTCCGCATCCGGACCATCACAGTCCGAAACGTGTGGAAACCACGGTACCGCAGCAGGCGTTGTATTTCCTCAATGGCCCGCTCGTCCTGCGGCAGGCGGCCAAGCTCGCGGCGGATCCCGAATTCCATGCGCTGGGGGATGATGCGGCGAAGCTCAACTGGCTTTTCGAACGCATCTATCAGCGCGCGCCCACGGCGGACGAGAGCCGTGATGCCTTGGAATGGTTGCACCATGTGAATCCGGCGGACTATCAGCCACGGCTTTCAGGAGTGTGGGAAATCCGCCACGCGCCGGATACCGGCGGGCTGCCGGGTGAAGCCCAGGCATTTCCCATTTTTTCCGACGGCACATGGAAAACGGGTCCTGACGCGGCGACCGCGCCCATCCGTTGGCTGAACGCCGGAGCGGGCGGCGGCCATCCCGCCGCGGGTCACGATCTCATCCTCCGCTGGCGCGCGCTCGGTGCGGGAGAGGTCCGCATGACCGGCACCATCAAACGCACGGGAAAAGGCGGAGCCACGCTGGCATGGAATCTGGCGAAGTCCGGCAGTTCGGAATTCATCAGCCACCCGCTCGCCCCGGACTCGGAAGCGGCCATCGAGGGAGAGTGGGCCGGTGTCGCCGCCGGAGATACGGTGGACTTCGTACTTCGCGCTCCCGAGGGTGACACCGTCGGTTCCGTCGGCTGGAACCTGCGCGTGATGGGCCGGGAAAAACCGGACGGGAAGCCGGTGGAAGTGGGAAATCTCAAGAAGCAGTTTCCCACCACCGATGCTCCGCCAGCCATGCCTGGAGCGGCGGATCCCTGGGCGGATCTCATCCAGATGCTCTGGGCATCCAACGAATTTCACTTCATCGACTGA
- a CDS encoding family 16 glycoside hydrolase, with protein sequence MSPNILKALPLVTLMGSANAADWTPLFNGKDMDGWTTVLDKSKPGEDPNHYVQVRDGSIHMYADTDTSATVPFGVIVHDKTFSRFHLSLEYRWGGKRFAPRKNDIRDAGVIYHATNTGKIWPDSVEYQIQEGDTGDIVYLPKSGLTWMHPDPKSAPEGQGDPGMLPEDGGTPKDFTGTNFAYVGRYPVLDTVDGWNHVEVIVQADRSAEHIVNGRTRARISQLQEKNGDSLKEGKIALQLEGAEILYRDVKIRELGEPLAADRGVVSMSAVKGQKTRKATLTVKNPSGGPLAADISVVGKDAALFKATATGATIPAGGSTVVTVEFSGTDTPGRFSAGLQIGSKEEGAFVILQGIGLAAFEGKNEPPLQSIVHALGIPLDVGGGKLELDSKKDTIGQSVAVPAFQAAGAGKIRVTPLARFSPPEDTPFGIVLSGGSELSELGKLSDSSAEIPDAHQTLFPPLVGGAGSVEFDAPSKPFAFYMKGHKFDSFSDPAIPTKAEIPHTARVYPVRNYQGRKMENAWLVGFEEASNGDYQDALFLIENAAPAK encoded by the coding sequence ATGTCACCGAACATTTTAAAAGCCCTGCCCCTGGTCACGCTGATGGGCTCCGCCAACGCCGCCGACTGGACTCCGCTGTTCAATGGCAAGGACATGGACGGATGGACCACCGTCCTCGACAAGTCGAAGCCCGGCGAGGACCCGAATCACTACGTGCAGGTCCGCGACGGCTCCATCCACATGTATGCGGACACGGACACGTCCGCAACCGTGCCCTTCGGCGTGATCGTGCACGACAAGACATTCTCCCGTTTCCATCTGAGTCTCGAATACCGTTGGGGAGGGAAAAGATTCGCACCCCGGAAGAATGACATCCGTGACGCGGGTGTCATCTACCATGCCACCAACACCGGCAAGATCTGGCCGGATTCGGTGGAGTATCAAATCCAGGAAGGTGACACCGGCGACATCGTCTACCTGCCGAAATCCGGCCTCACCTGGATGCATCCGGATCCGAAAAGCGCTCCGGAGGGACAAGGCGACCCCGGCATGCTCCCTGAGGACGGAGGCACGCCGAAGGACTTCACCGGCACGAATTTCGCCTACGTCGGCCGCTACCCGGTGCTCGATACCGTGGACGGCTGGAATCATGTCGAGGTCATCGTGCAGGCGGACCGCTCCGCCGAGCACATCGTGAACGGCAGGACACGCGCCCGCATTTCCCAGCTTCAGGAAAAAAACGGTGACTCGCTGAAGGAAGGAAAAATCGCCCTCCAGCTAGAAGGCGCGGAGATCCTCTACCGCGACGTGAAGATCCGTGAACTCGGCGAACCGCTCGCCGCCGACCGCGGCGTGGTGTCGATGAGTGCCGTGAAGGGCCAGAAAACCCGCAAGGCCACGCTTACCGTCAAAAATCCCTCCGGCGGGCCCCTCGCGGCGGACATCTCCGTGGTTGGAAAAGATGCCGCCCTGTTCAAGGCCACCGCCACCGGTGCGACCATTCCCGCAGGCGGCTCGACCGTGGTGACGGTGGAGTTTTCCGGGACGGACACACCGGGCCGCTTCAGCGCGGGATTGCAGATCGGCAGCAAGGAAGAAGGCGCGTTTGTCATTCTCCAGGGCATCGGCCTCGCGGCGTTCGAAGGCAAGAACGAGCCTCCGTTGCAATCCATCGTCCACGCGCTCGGCATCCCGCTGGATGTGGGCGGCGGCAAGCTCGAGCTGGACAGCAAGAAGGACACCATCGGCCAGAGCGTCGCGGTTCCGGCATTCCAGGCGGCGGGCGCGGGGAAGATCCGTGTCACACCGCTGGCGAGATTCTCACCACCTGAGGACACTCCGTTCGGCATTGTGCTTTCCGGCGGGTCCGAATTGTCGGAATTGGGCAAACTCAGCGACTCCTCCGCGGAAATCCCGGACGCCCACCAGACCTTGTTCCCGCCTTTGGTTGGCGGGGCGGGCTCGGTTGAGTTCGACGCCCCGTCGAAGCCGTTCGCCTTCTATATGAAAGGACACAAGTTCGATTCGTTCAGCGATCCGGCGATTCCGACGAAAGCGGAAATCCCCCACACCGCACGGGTTTACCCTGTTAGAAACTACCAGGGCCGCAAGATGGAGAACGCTTGGCTGGTAGGCTTCGAGGAAGCGAGCAACGGCGACTACCAGGACGCGCTCTTCCTCATCGAGAACGCCGCTCCGGCGAAATAG